A region of the Mycobacterium sp. NBC_00419 genome:
CGTCGTCACCCTGACATTGAACCGGCCGCAGTCCTTCAACGCGCTGTCCGAAGCAATGCTCACCGCTCTTGGCTCTGCCCTCGACGCCCTCGCCGGTGACGACACCGTTCGTGCCGTCGTCCTGGGCGCCGCGGGAAAGGCCTTCTGTGCCGGGCACGATCTCAAGGAGATGCGCGCCGAGCCGTCGCTGGACTACTACGAGCAACTGTTCGCCCAGTGCACCGCGGTCATGCTGTCGATCCAGCGGCTGCCCGTTCCGGTGATCGCCCGGGTGCACGGCGTGGCGACGGCGGCCGGCTGCCAGCTGGTGGCGATGTGCGACCTCGCGGTGGCCAGCCCAGACGCCCGCTTCGCTGTCAGCGGCATCAACGTCGGGCTGTTCTGCTCGACCCCCGGAGTTGCGTTGTCCCGCAACGTGCCCCGCAAGGCGGCCTTCGAGATGCTAGTCACCGGAGACTTCGTCGGCGCCGAGGAGG
Encoded here:
- a CDS encoding enoyl-CoA hydratase, whose product is MTGEPLVLQDRDERGVVTLTLNRPQSFNALSEAMLTALGSALDALAGDDTVRAVVLGAAGKAFCAGHDLKEMRAEPSLDYYEQLFAQCTAVMLSIQRLPVPVIARVHGVATAAGCQLVAMCDLAVASPDARFAVSGINVGLFCSTPGVALSRNVPRKAAFEMLVTGDFVGAEEARELGLVNRVAEPDALDDEIEALVARIVAKPRAALAVGKALFYRQIETGIAAAYDDAGATMAANMMDPCALEGVQAFIDKRPPTWSPTARQGS